The sequence atgaagctcaatgtcgattcaaacttcaagttcggtataacgacttacaaactatgaaccaagaagtctgaaagttcacaaaaacgatgaatccaaccattcacgggtaagattccataggaatattctcagaaaccttaaacacacacaaattcgtcaacttcgagaaagaaactggctccgagatggaaacctgaccaggagcggactactatataagtctgacagttcgcaaaaacgatgaatccaaccattcacaggtaagattccatacgaatattctcaaaaaccttaacacatacaaattcgtcaacttcgagaaagaaaatgcctccgagatcgaaacctggtcaagagcggactactatataagtctgaaagttcgcaaaaacgatgaatcaaACCATTTaccggtaagattccatgagaatattctcaataACTTCGAACTTCCGGGTTCACGAATTTGGTCCTGGAAAAGTTTTCGGATATTTCTACCCAATCTCAATAACCCTAAGTTAGTGATTTAACCCTTTTTTTTGCAGAAGTGAGAATTTTTTTGCAGAAGTAAGAAAAATTCtgcagaagtgagaaaaatttgtcGTATCCTTACGACGACTTTTCTTAAGAGTTGTGGAAGGTgatgtattaaaaaaaaaagtcaaaacttGTGAATGGTAAGGATGGTTGATAATCTAGACTTCCATGTAGtagattcatgttcgaatctcccctctaacctcattttttccaacattctatatttttacttcaacaacacttataagtgttgttatacgtttttattaaaaaaaagaaaaaaaaaccaaaacttgtgaactgtaaggatggttgatgagctagattTCCATGCAGtgggttcatgttcgaatctcccctctaacactatttttcatcatcatatttcggtgttcttcaacaactcttgtgaaaattgtgataggcTTAGTCACTACTTTTACGGAACAAAGTTGTTATAggtaaatgtcgtcacaactcttttgcttaaggagttgtcgtttgttttcttagcgcaaccccttgtttcctaagagttggcagtgatgatatacgacaactcttcctttgaaaccagttttAAAACgtaggactttctacgatgtttagcgaagagttgtaaatctccagttgtagatgtatacatacaaaaccatgggtggaagggaTGACGAATTGATTCCTTCAACGTATAAAATTTACGGCTTCAATGGAACTGCGAACAAGCCAAAAGGTGAGGTGACTATGAGGATTCTTTTTCGGAATATGCCAACAGAAATTGTATTCTGTGTTATGGATGTCGAATCACCCTATAACACTCTAATTGGAAGACCATGGTTGCATAGTATCTTAGGTGTGGTCTCAACACTTCATCAGTGCATAAACTTTCCTTTACCCCAGGGTGTTGGTATTATAAGAAGACATACAATTGAAAGTAGAAATTGTCAAGAAATTGACATTGACAAGTGCGAAGAAAGAGAGAGTAAGCGAAGAAATTGGAAAAAGCATGTTGCAGATAATCAAAGAGCTGAGAGGTTAATGGTGGACACAGTATATAATGTTGGACAAATAGATAAGCAAAATACTGAAGCAGGGTTTTCTGTGAATGATGATACTAAGCGAACCAGAAATATTACTTCTACAGAAACCGAAAGAATGCAGAGACAGAAGTTGTGTTTTCAATACAAAAAAGAAGTGTGCAATGGTTATCGCAAAGAGGAGATTGAAAGGGTTATGCGAAATAATATTCTGAAAAGCATCTCCGAGCTTAAGGAGATACAAAAAATGAAGGGGATAAGTGAGTAATATGAGGAATGGACATGTCTTTCTTTCTGAGAAACAAGTTAATAAGAAATCTATGTACCAGAGTTGTATaaactcaaaaattgaaaatgggATGACAAATtctaatttcatgaagtgatattgtgtcaagaagagaaaaattagaatctttataataagaccttaataaaaggcacCAGAAATGATAATTTTTATCAAGATAGACTAGGAATCCGGATATGGCGTGCAACCTAattcgcatacatgcaagaggaaaaaagtaagacctatcgcacgtcatagtcaGAGAAACCTAGAAAGCATGATTCAAGGGAAAGCTAtaccgaccctggaacttgagttatggagatttggggtgagaataaacGAAAATGGCCATTCGCGAgaggtaccttaaattttcagtctaagataataatcttagattgagagactaaggtgagaaagtctctcctaaggagtgcaaaaactcgatcagggcgtcgaggtacacggttgagtaaaGAGTGCCCGGGGCATCtcgagcgtaccttgccactcttgacaagtcctgactatgatgcactcggtccgaagataccccacttagggtgtggtcTCGCAACCATAAACCTCATCGGTGTTGGGAtgtgagactgcgaaatcaactggttgctgAATTAAccagatgggaagagccataaccttaaaccggtagaggtaagcttccttgaaggggaaatcagggggaagATAAAGACGGCAccatccattagggagctgaattgtgtcaaaagacgtaaatgtcataagactttttactcaagggagtattaagacttataatatttatgcgataaaacctgaataggaaataatacaagaaaaagataagatgaggtcAATGGGTCGATACATTACAGTGTAAAGaccgcctgcgatctcgtcgcgCAGAATTGAGGCAAGacaagacctttacataggaaggcaaaataagaccttgtgAGAAACATAAAATTTTATACTAATTTTGTTTTGCAGGAATTTACAGGGAAAAAGGAATACTGCGAACGCATTCGCACCAAATGCATGAAAATCTATAAAATAGAATTAATCATACTAAGTCTATCAAGATGTGTCAATtaacagaggcaagaatgggaatgcaaagggaATGTTATTTGCCCCATTTGATAGACTCATATACATGCGAGAGAATGATATTTTGGACGCGAATGCGAACAAAGGGAATTTATGTTAAAGGAGTGAAAACTAATGTTCAAAAAGTGCATGTTTTCAAGGTTACATGAAAATATTCAGAAGGAAAAGAATTTACAACAAGTGAAAATGATTAATCTTCATCTCGCTCAGCCTCAAAACCACTTAtttcttcttcagattcttcatcttctccttcacTGTCTGAAATATCATAAATATGTTCATTATCAGGGATTTCTGGAAATTTATACTTTGTAAGAGGGATGTTATTCTCAACGCAGACTTTCTTCACAGCAGCTTCGCGAGCACGATTAGCATCATTGTTATTGTTTGAAACCATGATGATGaagttcttcttcaattgttgatACTTAGAGTTGCGAGCAGATAAATCTTTTTCTTCAGaagctaagcgagtttctaattctttaatcttctgaagataattcttctcttcttcggaagctaagcgagtttctaattCTTCAATATTATGAAGATAATTCTTCTCCTTATCTGCGAAATATGAATAAACGAGTTAGGATATATAAAAGAAGATGTTATTCCCAAAGAAAAGACAAGTATTAAAAGAGCAATATTTGAACTTTATAATTGGAAACAATGTCTTTAACCAATGTGGAATGATCAGCCTGGAGACTCACTTTTATAGCTAAACTCTCTCTAGCATCATTCAGAACCCTAGCATcccaactaaattcagcttcgctttctatgagaagctgagagcgaattaaatttctttcttcGATAAGTATGTTCTTTTCGCTCACAGCTAAATCACGTTCTTTTTGAACCTCAACAATGGattcttggaatttttctagtgATTTCGCACCCTTAAGAGCTATATCATCTTTCTCATCAATAAGCTTATTcttttttgtttccaaaacttGAATTTGTTCTTGGCTCTCATGAAGACGACGTTTAAAGTTATTAAATGTATTCAATAAAGATCTATGGCTTTTTCTAAGAGCAGCATATTTCAATCTtaattctttcaaattcagattTTCAAATCCTTGGTTGGGATAGttatttaaagaagaattaaggtgTTCTAAAAGGGTTTCACCATCAGGAAGATTGGCAGCCTCATCCGAAAGGTTATACAGGTCTGCGaatataacaaaataagaaatgCGAATTATCGCATAAAAATAGaagaacaaggaaaataaaggctacataccaatgagttcatcatttctttctcgGGCTCTGCGAATCAAATCAGAATTGGTTGAATTCTCATCTTTAAGCTTGGCATTTTCTATCTCAAGTTTAGTAAGTCTCTTTTGGTAGTCCGAGGAGATTACATAAGATAAACGGGCTCCCTGCGAGAATGAAAGGAAGTATTACTATTAGGAATAAAGAAAGACTAAAGAAAAGACAAAAGGCAAAGTTACAAATATTACCAAAGAACCGATTGTGAATTGGAGGTTCGGATTTATCGCAGAGGCAGCTCCACGAAGAGATGGATCATCTAAAGTAGGA comes from Papaver somniferum cultivar HN1 chromosome 7, ASM357369v1, whole genome shotgun sequence and encodes:
- the LOC113296389 gene encoding uncharacterized protein LOC113296389, with translation MRDVDWNDKSNNSARRSNDSSWINFPVILEGPYISGKSEDGYDIPLPEKFSSYQPWKSVLSEAETKKVTAKRAKTSHNASASQNNKVKSLGDKTSSKGKYIPKRPTSKSSSKTTSTMDDLSRKRKRYDSSSSSESSEDDIPASEDSSVPSSLRELSNPFVGDLLTAVDNEELNRAFGMVSKICDAPTLDDPSLRGAASAINPNLQFTIGSLGARLSYVISSDYQKRLTKLEIENAKLKDENSTNSDLIRRARERNDELIDLYNLSDEAANLPDGETLLEHLNSSLNNYPNQGFENLNLKELRLKYAALRKSHRSLLNTFNNFKRRLHESQEQIQVLETKKNKLIDEKDDIALKGAKSLEKFQESIVEVQKERDLAKNFIIMVSNNNNDANRAREAAVKKVCVENNIPLTKYKFPEIPDNEHIYDISDSEGEDEESEEEISGFEAERDED